GAGCTGGTCTCGCTGGGGGATGTCGTCGACTTCTACGACAAGGGCGGCGAGCCCGCGGGCGCCTTCACGGGGGTGAAGACCTCCACCATCGTGGAGCTCAAGCTCACCACCGCGGAGCGGCAGTCCCTCATTCACCTGCTCGAGTCGATGACGGGAACGCAGCAGTAGCGGCAGCGGGTTCGATTCCCGCCGCCTCCAAGGAGAACAACCCGCCACTCTCAAGCGCCCTCGCTCTGAGAAATGGAGCAGGGCCTGCATTTCGGGACCCAATGGTTCTTGGCGGACCAAATTTGGACCAAATCCGGAGAACACATAGACACATAGAAAAAGAAGGAGGGACAGGGGCACTGTTAGGTGCGAGCACTAGCGCGCGGTGCCCCCTGGGTGCGAAGTGCCCCCCGTCAGAGGGGCATGGCGCACTGGAGCGGGGCCGTCTCACCCGGGAACGCGCCCGCGGGCCTGGAGTTCCTCGCCACGAGTCTGGCGAAGTTCCCTGACGTGCGGCTCTCCAGAGTCCAAGTGCAGCGCCAGGAGGGCTACTCAGACGGATCGGGCTGGGACACCCCGCCCAGCATCCAGGTCAACGCCCTGCTGGAGTTCCCGGACAACGGCATCCTCTAAGCCCTCGGACATAGATGTTGTCCAGGGGCGAAGCCGTAGGTATTGGCGGCGCAGTGCACGATGCTCGCGCACCGCCTTGTCCCCCCGAAGAGGCCCCCTCCGGGGGGACATTATTGATGTCCGGGTGCTTAGGTGTACCTGGGGCACTGGCCCGAGCAGGAGCAGCCACGGATCGAGGAGTGGGCGCGCCAGCAGCTGGGACAGCGGGCAGCCCCAGCGTAGCGGATGGGTCACGTCCCCTCGTCAGCCTCTCACGTACAAAACCATCTGCCCGTGCGGTCCCTGAGCACACAGTTGCAGTAGCCGGGGGAGTTCTCCGTGCAGCATCTCCGCGTCGCGCCCACTGGCGAACAGCTGGTGCCATTGAGTGCATCGCAGGAGGGATACGGATTGTCGCCCTGACAGGCGTTGACGGTGACGCACACCCCGTTGCTGCATTGCTGTCCGCTGCCACAGGTCTGGACGTAGGTGTCGGAAGAGCCACCACAGCCGCTGCCGCTGCACAGGCCGGTGGTGCTCTGCCGGACGTCGTTGCCGCTGCAATAGTAGCTGGTCGTGGGCAAGCACGTCTGAACGGTGGTGGTGCTGCTGCCACCGCAGCCGCTGCCGCTGCACAGGCCTGTGGTGCGCTGCTGGACCTGGTTGCCATTGCAGGAGTAACTGGTCGTGGGCGAGCACGTCTGAACGGTGGTGGTGCTGCTGCCACCGCAGCCGCTGCCGCTGCAGAAGCCAGTGGTGGTCTGCCGGACCTCGTTGCCGCTGCAGGAGTAGCTGGTTGTAGGCGAGCACGTCTTGATGGCGACCTGGGTGGAGGGCATGCAGGAGCCCCCGCTGCAGCCGTTATTGACCGTTTGGTAGACAGTGTTGCCGCTGCAGTACGGGCTGCTGACACTGGTCGCGCACGTCTGGACGTAGTCGTCGGAGTAGTCACAGGAGCCATTGCTGCAACCGTAGCCGGTGGCCTTCCAGCGCTCGTTGCCGCTGCAGTAGTAGCTGCTGCTGGTGGAGCACGTCTCAACATGGGAGTCGGTGGAGCCGCAGGAGCCGCCGCTGCAGCTGCCGGTGCCGGTGGTCTTCCGAACATTGTTGCCGCTGCAGTAGTAGCTGCTCGCGGTGGAGCAGCTCAGCTCGGTTCCGGTGCATGCGCCGACGCCATTGCAGGTGTCGCCCTTGGTGCAGGCGTTGTTGTCGTTGCAAGGGGTGCCGGCGCTCTTGGGCACATAGGAGCAGGCGCCGTTGGAGCAGGTGCCAGCCGCCTGATAGCACTGCGTGTTGGGCGGGCTGTCACAGCTCAGGGCCATGCCGCCGCACGAGCCTGCACCGTTGCACACGTCCCCGGTCGTACAGGCGTTGCCATCCTGGCAGCTCGTGCCCACGGGCGACGGGGGATGGGTGCAGAGGCCGGAGCCATTGCACATGTCCCGAGTGCAAGCATTGCCATCCGAGGTGCAGTCCTCATTGGGGGAGCGGAAGCCGTCCGCGGGACAGCTCGCGCCGGTGCCCGTGCAGTACTCCGCCACATCACACTCTCCGCTTGAAGCACGGCACTGGGTGGTGCGGGGGGCATACCCATCCTCCGGGCAGGTGTCGCTGGTGCCCGTGCAGTACTCCGTTGCGTCGCAGGTGTCCGTTGAGCCGCGGCACAAGGTGGTGGACGGCTGCTTGGCATCCGCGGGGCACTCCGCCGTGCTGCCCGTACAGAACTCCGCCACGTCGCACTCGCCTCCCGAGACTCGGCACTGCGTCGTGGTCGGCTTGAAGCTCCAACTGCTCGTGGACTGGTTCGGGTCACACTCCTGGCACGCTGCGCTCGGGTTGGTCGCCCCCGCCTCGTAGTACGCCCCCGCGATCCAGCACCCGCTGCGATCCTGGCACTGGCCCGTCGCATCGCACGCCTGCCCCATGCCACAAGAAGCCCCCGCGGGCGCCTGCGGGTGGGTACAGCTGCCATTCCCATCACACATGTCCACGGTGCAGGCATTGCCATCCGAGGTGCAGTCCTCACCGGAGGAGCGGAACCCGTCGCCCGGGCAGCTCTCGCCGGTGCCTGTGCAGAACTCCGCCACGTCGCACTCGCCTACCGAGACGCGGCACTGCACGGTGGTGGGGGCATACCCGTCCCCCGGGCAGGTGTCGCTGGTGCCAGTGCAGGACTCGGCCACATCGCACGCGTCCGCAGCGCTGCGGCACACGGTGATGGACGGCTGCTTGGTATCCACGGGGCACTCCGCCGCGCTGCCCGTGCAGAACTCCGCCACGTCACACACTCCTCCCGAAGCGCGGCACTGCACGGTGGTGGGGGCATACCCGTCCTCCGGGCAGGTGTCGCTGGTGCCAGTGCAGGACTCGGCCACATCGCACGTGTCCGCAGCGCTGCGGCACACGGTGGTGGACGGCTGCTTGGTATCCACGGGGCACTCCGCCGCGCTGCCCGTGCAGAACTCCGCCACGTCACACACTCCTCCCGAAGCGCGGCACTGCACGGTGGTGGGAGCGGGGCTACACGTGCCTGCGCTTCCCGCCAGGTTGCAGGCGTCGCATTCCCCCGCGCACGCGGTGTTGCAACACACCCCGTCCACGCACTGCTCGCTGGCGCACTGGCTGGACCTGCTACAGGAGGCCCCGTTCTCCAGCCGCGCCGCACAGGTGGTGCCCTCGCAGTAGGTACCGTCGCCGCAGTCGGCATCGGCTCGGCAACAGTTATCGGAGACACACTCCCCATAGCCGCACGTGGCCGGGTCGCAGCTCTGCGTCCCTGGAGTACCGCACCAAGCCGTGCAGCTGCGGCTGCTCGTGCCGGTACACTCAAAACCCTCATCCACCTGCCCGTTACAGTCGTCGTCCGCCCCGTTGCACACTTCCTCGGTGGTGCCCGCCTGCTCCTCCAGCGGGCTGAGGGAGAACGAGGCGCCGCCGCGCAGCGAGCGGGCGTAGAGGCCGCCGGTCCAGATTCCCTCGTTGAGGGTGACGTGGGCATGAGGGGCCAGCGCCGTGCCCTGCATGCCAAAGCCGCGAGCGTCGAGGCTGGTGGCCTCCACGAAGTTGTAGAGTACGCGCCGCGGGTTGAGGCCTTCACCGAAGCCGCCCTTGAAGCTGGGGCCCGTCCCCCGGATGTTGACCAGCACGAACGAGCCCTCCGGCACGGAGATGTTCCGCGAATTGGCGCTGTTGAAGGCGCTGGCGCTCACCTCGAAGACGTTCAGGCACGGGTCCGTGCCGGTCAGGTATAGGTTGCCCCACTGGGGCAGCGTGGTGCCATTGACAGGCTGGGCGGCCAACCGCGAGGACAGGCTACGCAGCTCGGTGTAGCGGGCAGCGAAATCGATGGGAGTTCCCTGAGCGGCCGTGCCCCGATGGAAGTTCACACTCCAGCTGGGCGTATAGCTGCCCCCATACCAGGTGGCGCCGTACACGCTGCCGCTGGAGAGGGTTAGGTTGCCGCCTGCAACCAGCGTGTTGGCGACATTGTCATCCGGTAGCTCGCTGCCCACCGAGAGGCCCGACATGCTGATGTGGCCACCCGCCGCCAGCTTGCCGCTGATGTGGTGGCCCCCGCTGTAGTCCTCGAACAGGAACAGGTTGTAGTCGTTCAGGTGGATGTCGAGGCAGGTGGAGCAGCGATTCCCCGAGCTCTGAAGGGCGGCGGTGCTCGTGCTCGCCGACGGCTGGGCTGGGGTTGGCGCTGGCTCGGGTTCACTCGATCTGCAGTGTACCGTGCCCAGAATCACTGCCGCTGCCCACAGACGGACCCACCCTGTACGGTACATTGCAAGCGCTCCATGCCCCCAGCGAGGTCGTCCACGGGAGCGATCATTTGTCGGGGGCCATGAGTTGAGCAGGAGGCGTAACGTGGGCCCTTCGCTGGAGTGAGCCGTCAGGGGCGGAAATGATGCGGAAAAATCCGCGGGCCGGGCTGTTTTCGCGACGTTGTGAGCGTGGCGCCGCCGCGGGAAGCGGGAGTGTCAAAGGGGGCTGGCAGGCCCAGTGTGTCCCCCCTGATGTCAAATCCAAGTGACCCCCCTGACGGCGAAATGGAAGTGCGGCGTTGCCTGCAACGCGGAGCCAAAGAACTGGATGAACGACACGGCCCCGCCTGCCCACCCCGCAGGCCTTGCCGCCGTGCCCTCCGTCGCTGCAGGGCGAACACCGAGCGCAAGAAGACGGTGAGGATTCAGCAGTACCCACCGCACCCGATGCGGAAAGGGCAGCGTCCACTGTCGAGAGGGTAGGTGCGGCAGCACCTGCTCGCGCTCCCTCACCAGTCCCTCCCCAGCCACACCTCGCCAGGGCACACGCTACCGGTGGGCACCCACGGAACTCCGCCAAGCCCGCTTTCAAAATGCCGTGTCTGGAAGTCCTACGGGACCTGCGCTCGACTGAGTGAGATCGCTCTCGCCAGAAGCTCCGAGCGGCGGGTTCGATTCCCTCCGCCTCCAAGCTGAGCAACCCGCCGCTTCCAAGGCGCCGCCCTCTGAGAACGGGGGCTGCGCTTGCATTCTCGGAACCAAATCCGGTTTTTTGGGACCAAAAAAGGACCAAACCGGAGCGTATAGGCAGCGTATAGGCAGCGTATAGGCAGCGTATAGCGACGACGCGCGAGCGCCGGTAGAGCATGGGAAGGACAGGAGCCCTATTCTGCCCAGCCCAGCCGCCTTCCCAGGCGGGGCGCGGCAGGGGCCTAGCACTCTTGGCTGGCTGTGGCGGCTTGAGTTTCAACACCCCGCGCTCTGGGGCGGCCCTCGCGCAGGGGCCAGGGGCGCACTCGCCGTGGGCAACCCCAGGTGCTCCACAATCGCTCTCACCCCTCCTGCTCCCTTCACGGGCGCCAACATCCTTAAGCCTGCCTCCACACCTCAAGCACGCGAACACATCCAGGGCGAACGTCCTTTTCAGCAGCCCGGCCCAGTCCAAACGGGGTGTGCGCTCCTTCCAAAGGCTCCTCCACCGTCGCGGCAAAGGCGGGGCTCTCCTCCTCCTGCCCCGGCTTCGCCCCTGCTTGAGGGAACGGAACTGCTCGACAAGGTGCTTGAGGACGGGAGCGTTCAGCCGCGCTGCTACCGATGTTGGGGATCACATCACTTCATGGCTGATCTTCACGGTACCCTCGATCAGGTCTTTCACCTGCTCCTTCGTTGGCTCTTCCGTCTTTTTATGACTACAAAGGTTTCTGATATCTCCGAGACGCTGGATCAAGCGCCAGGTGGTCACGTCGTAAACCCCGGCGTTCTTCAGAGGGTCATTCAGGTCGCCAATGGTGGGGTCTTTCTTTGAAATCGTGACTCCGTGAGATTTGGCGACCTCAGCGAGATGAGCTTCGAGGACTACTCCCGTAAGTGCTCCGGCTGCGCGTAGGTATCCATTCTTCAAGAGCTCGCGCGCCGCATCTATTTCTGAGTCATGCAGATCAGCTTGAAGCATCCGTCTAATATCAAAGAGCACAGAATCGAATCGCCTCTCGGCCGACTGAAGGATTGTATATTGCGTGTGAAACTTGTCACGCATGACCCTCTGACCGTCGAAGAGGGCCTCTCCTAGTCGGGACACTTCGATGCCATGAAGGCCATCCGAGATCGTGTAAGTCATGTACGTAATTTCCTTACGGGGTTTCTCCGGTCGATATAGCTCCCGAAACTCGGTCAGACGATCAGGGATTAGCTGCCTGATAACCTCTTGCGCTTCTGTGTACCAAGCTTGGTAGGAAGGTGCCGTGAAGGGCTTTTTTGCTTTCGTGAACTCGGCCTTCTTCTCATTGGGAACAAATCCCAGCTTCAGTTCGAGGTCGATCAACATCTTAAGGGCTACGCCAACCAACCGCGCCAGTGCTTCCTTCTGCCGGTCCAGGTTCGATTGGCGCGCCGGTGCAGTTGCTGGCGTTGTCTTAGGGCCTTGAGGCGAGTCACTCATAAGCGAGTACGATATCAGGCGGCGGCTATCCGAGTGGAAACGATCGTCCTAAAACGCGGGCTTTGAGCATAAGAAAAATGGGAGGCCGGTTGAAGGTAAGGCAGCGCACCCGCGCGAAGCCGTGCGCCAGCACTCCGCATTCCAGGTACTTGGCGAATTCCCGCTCCACGTACCGGGGCAGGCCGCGCCCTACCTCGCTGGCCTCCGCCAGCCATGTGGCCAGGTTCTCCCGCACCGCCTCGTCCAGCACCGTCCCCTCCGGCTGCCTTCGCCGGTACGCCCACCCGTGCGTTCCCACATGCCTCTCCCCAGCCACACCTCGCCAGGGCACACGCTACCGTCCGCCTCCCACGGGCCCCCGTGGAGCCCCCCCCTGCCTGCTTGTGGGGATCAGGGCCTATGAGAGCAAGCTACAGCAGACCCGCGCTAGAGGCGCAGGTTCGATTGCCGCCGCTTTCAAGGCGCCGCCCCCTGAGAACGGGGGCGGCGCTCGCATTTGGGAACCCAAGCCGGTTTTTTGGGACCACCTGCGTCCAGCGCGGATTGCCGAGGCCCGGCTTTGGCCTTGAGAGACGTGCGCTCACCGGTGCGGCCCCATCGGGCAGACGCCGGCCCAGGTGCACCCAGGGGGCGGAGGCATCAGAGGTGCCAGGGCCGCCGCGTGGCATCCGGCCATCTTCTGGACAGTGGCCCTTCGCCGGTACACATATACCTACACCGATGGCCTCCCGTCCGCCCTCCGCGCGCGCCCCTACCGTCCGGACGCAGAAAACGAAGCAGCCCCCCTCCAGCGCTCGGCGTGGCGGGGAGAAACGCTCCGGCGCGGGTTGGAGGCTCTGGGCGCTCGGCTTGTGGCTGCTGTTCATGC
The nucleotide sequence above comes from Stigmatella erecta. Encoded proteins:
- a CDS encoding choice-of-anchor A family protein codes for the protein MYRTGWVRLWAAAVILGTVHCRSSEPEPAPTPAQPSASTSTAALQSSGNRCSTCLDIHLNDYNLFLFEDYSGGHHISGKLAAGGHISMSGLSVGSELPDDNVANTLVAGGNLTLSSGSVYGATWYGGSYTPSWSVNFHRGTAAQGTPIDFAARYTELRSLSSRLAAQPVNGTTLPQWGNLYLTGTDPCLNVFEVSASAFNSANSRNISVPEGSFVLVNIRGTGPSFKGGFGEGLNPRRVLYNFVEATSLDARGFGMQGTALAPHAHVTLNEGIWTGGLYARSLRGGASFSLSPLEEQAGTTEEVCNGADDDCNGQVDEGFECTGTSSRSCTAWCGTPGTQSCDPATCGYGECVSDNCCRADADCGDGTYCEGTTCAARLENGASCSRSSQCASEQCVDGVCCNTACAGECDACNLAGSAGTCSPAPTTVQCRASGGVCDVAEFCTGSAAECPVDTKQPSTTVCRSAADTCDVAESCTGTSDTCPEDGYAPTTVQCRASGGVCDVAEFCTGSAAECPVDTKQPSITVCRSAADACDVAESCTGTSDTCPGDGYAPTTVQCRVSVGECDVAEFCTGTGESCPGDGFRSSGEDCTSDGNACTVDMCDGNGSCTHPQAPAGASCGMGQACDATGQCQDRSGCWIAGAYYEAGATNPSAACQECDPNQSTSSWSFKPTTTQCRVSGGECDVAEFCTGSTAECPADAKQPSTTLCRGSTDTCDATEYCTGTSDTCPEDGYAPRTTQCRASSGECDVAEYCTGTGASCPADGFRSPNEDCTSDGNACTRDMCNGSGLCTHPPSPVGTSCQDGNACTTGDVCNGAGSCGGMALSCDSPPNTQCYQAAGTCSNGACSYVPKSAGTPCNDNNACTKGDTCNGVGACTGTELSCSTASSYYCSGNNVRKTTGTGSCSGGSCGSTDSHVETCSTSSSYYCSGNERWKATGYGCSNGSCDYSDDYVQTCATSVSSPYCSGNTVYQTVNNGCSGGSCMPSTQVAIKTCSPTTSYSCSGNEVRQTTTGFCSGSGCGGSSTTTVQTCSPTTSYSCNGNQVQQRTTGLCSGSGCGGSSTTTVQTCLPTTSYYCSGNDVRQSTTGLCSGSGCGGSSDTYVQTCGSGQQCSNGVCVTVNACQGDNPYPSCDALNGTSCSPVGATRRCCTENSPGYCNCVLRDRTGRWFCT